A DNA window from Selenomonas sp. oral taxon 126 contains the following coding sequences:
- a CDS encoding YDG domain-containing protein — MKASSNAHLRRTLLCALVAGSIAAPFAAQTAYALPIEGAHAETNAGEANISTSGTVMDIVGKTEHNILKWEDFSVDSGEKVRFDNGTQTKDYLNLVTGEGASNIYGTIEGGRSIYLVNPHGILFAAGSQVNTGALYLSTANPADIAAATNTFKANGTSPLSATAQMGDVLNLGTVKASKLYIEGKKVTVLNTDAVTDANGTALTGANVTIRSAQTPHIGYDVGHKTTENIDVNGTATPYDVADYASTNADHHKASASARGWDVANLGGTAHTDYDYMRVHDVYDLQNINAKRDGRYILAGDIDATATTHWNSGEGFAPLGNGGNAFTGRLDGAGHTLRGLYINRQDDFEIGLFGSVKGATIENLSLRDGNVKAEDYVGGIVGVAEEAVIRNVSYAGTVDGGRVVGGIVGGANGGSIQNAWNAGTVEGESSVGGIVGVADKGSTFQNVCNTGAISGVVTQSGGIAGYIENSRLQNAWNTGTVTGDQQVGGIVGEANGGSIRHAVWKSGSAGQAVGALSNGADVTTDVKVAPEADMKLAATYTDWKDANGNAVVATEGGVGTPWRIYEGHTTPLLTGLMKGTKCLAKVYDGKTFGDGDAHIISDTPLEKNVGTYDARGIYSDAFGYDLIGSTYRIAPRVLTMSGVAAQSKTYDGTTAADAAQFHATLKNVVAGEESLVSATATGAAYNSKDVASANAVSYTLALRGTGAGNYRIARTVQGTGSITAKQLNLALMGGARFDKTYDGNANVTQTLTKDGNYTLTNFVNGEGAGIALAPVTGTYTDKNAGTGKAVTFGGLTLTGTGAGNYSLSTTTLTTTGDIAKRALTLEGTAGTQFTKTYDGNATVTQNLARGTNYRLAGVVEGEGTNIVALNESAAQGAYATKDAQAAGMRQNVTFTNLALTGSGAANYTLAAHKTFENAGRITPRELNLALASGARFDKTYDGNANVTQTLTKGTNYSLTGFVTGEGTGIELSAVTGKYADKNAARDKAVTFGGLTLTGTGAGNYVLNKTALTGTGTIARRALTLGAVAAQSKTYDGKTDADASKFGAVLAGAVAGDRVTATATGATYNDKNVAGASRINYTGVALAGTDAGNYTLAAIAAQGAGSITHRDLTLTADARSIVQGEALPSFTGRAEGFADGEDERVFGTGGITFGTTLTNTDTPGSYGVTGRIGSTSDGVLGNYRIRQAAGNANAFTIYAADLPGGILASLVQDATPRFDMGFEREVYVFGLPRPVPTATLGIYRFAAARDISIEGVRLD; from the coding sequence ATGAAAGCCTCATCAAATGCACATCTGCGCCGCACACTCCTCTGTGCGCTCGTTGCGGGGAGTATCGCTGCGCCGTTTGCCGCGCAGACGGCGTATGCTCTCCCCATCGAGGGCGCACACGCCGAGACGAATGCGGGGGAGGCGAATATCTCCACGAGCGGCACAGTTATGGACATCGTTGGCAAGACGGAGCACAATATTCTCAAATGGGAGGACTTCTCTGTCGATTCGGGCGAGAAGGTACGCTTCGATAACGGTACGCAGACAAAGGACTATCTGAACCTCGTCACGGGCGAGGGTGCGTCGAACATCTACGGCACGATCGAGGGCGGCAGGAGCATCTACCTCGTCAATCCGCACGGCATCCTCTTCGCCGCAGGCTCACAGGTGAATACGGGCGCACTCTATCTCTCGACGGCGAATCCCGCTGATATTGCCGCAGCAACGAATACATTCAAGGCAAACGGCACGAGTCCGCTCTCCGCGACCGCACAGATGGGCGACGTGCTGAACCTCGGCACGGTAAAGGCAAGCAAACTCTACATCGAGGGCAAGAAGGTCACCGTCCTCAACACGGATGCGGTCACGGACGCAAACGGCACGGCACTCACGGGGGCGAACGTCACGATTCGCAGCGCACAGACGCCGCATATCGGCTACGATGTCGGGCATAAAACGACGGAGAATATCGACGTGAACGGCACAGCGACGCCGTACGATGTTGCCGACTACGCGAGCACAAACGCCGACCATCACAAGGCATCTGCAAGCGCACGCGGGTGGGATGTGGCGAACCTCGGCGGCACGGCGCATACGGACTATGACTATATGCGCGTGCACGACGTCTACGACCTGCAGAATATCAATGCGAAACGGGACGGCAGATACATCCTCGCCGGCGACATCGACGCGACGGCGACAACGCATTGGAACAGCGGCGAGGGCTTTGCGCCGCTTGGAAATGGGGGCAACGCATTTACGGGACGATTGGACGGCGCGGGGCACACGCTGCGGGGGCTGTATATCAATCGTCAGGATGACTTCGAAATCGGGCTGTTTGGCTCTGTCAAGGGGGCGACCATCGAAAATCTTTCCCTCCGGGATGGCAATGTGAAGGCGGAGGATTACGTGGGCGGTATTGTAGGGGTTGCAGAGGAGGCTGTCATTCGGAACGTCTCATACGCCGGGACGGTCGACGGAGGGCGTGTGGTCGGCGGCATTGTGGGAGGGGCGAACGGCGGTAGTATTCAGAACGCATGGAATGCGGGCACGGTCGAAGGGGAGAGCTCTGTCGGCGGTATTGTGGGAGTGGCGGACAAAGGCAGTACTTTTCAGAATGTCTGCAATACGGGCGCTATCAGCGGGGTTGTGACTCAAAGCGGCGGCATTGCGGGATATATAGAGAACAGCAGGCTTCAGAATGCATGGAATACGGGGACGGTCACAGGGGATCAGCAGGTCGGCGGCATTGTGGGAGAGGCGAACGGCGGCAGCATTCGCCATGCCGTATGGAAGTCGGGCAGCGCAGGGCAGGCGGTCGGCGCATTGAGCAATGGGGCTGACGTGACGACGGATGTCAAGGTCGCTCCCGAGGCGGATATGAAACTGGCGGCGACATACACGGATTGGAAGGATGCGAACGGCAACGCCGTTGTTGCCACCGAGGGCGGTGTGGGTACGCCGTGGCGCATCTACGAGGGACATACTACGCCCCTGCTCACGGGTCTGATGAAGGGGACGAAGTGCCTTGCGAAAGTCTACGACGGCAAAACATTCGGGGATGGGGACGCGCACATCATCTCGGATACTCCCCTTGAGAAGAATGTCGGTACATACGATGCGCGCGGCATCTACAGTGATGCGTTCGGCTATGACCTCATCGGCAGCACATACAGGATTGCGCCGCGCGTGCTGACCATGAGCGGCGTCGCGGCACAGAGCAAGACCTACGACGGCACGACCGCCGCAGACGCAGCGCAGTTCCACGCAACGCTGAAGAACGTCGTCGCGGGTGAGGAGAGCCTTGTCTCGGCGACCGCCACAGGCGCGGCATACAACAGCAAGGATGTCGCGTCGGCAAATGCGGTCAGCTACACGCTCGCCCTGCGCGGTACGGGCGCGGGGAACTATCGTATCGCGCGCACCGTGCAGGGGACGGGCAGTATCACGGCGAAGCAGCTGAACCTCGCACTCATGGGCGGCGCGCGCTTTGACAAGACGTATGACGGGAATGCAAACGTCACGCAGACGCTCACGAAGGACGGGAACTATACCCTCACGAATTTCGTCAACGGTGAGGGCGCAGGCATTGCACTCGCACCCGTGACGGGTACATACACGGACAAGAACGCGGGCACGGGCAAAGCCGTGACCTTTGGCGGGCTGACGCTCACGGGCACGGGCGCGGGGAACTATTCCCTCTCTACGACCACCCTCACGACAACGGGCGACATCGCGAAGAGGGCGCTGACGCTCGAAGGGACGGCGGGCACGCAGTTCACCAAGACATACGACGGCAACGCGACCGTGACGCAGAACCTCGCGCGTGGTACGAACTATCGGCTTGCGGGCGTGGTCGAGGGCGAGGGCACAAACATTGTCGCGCTGAACGAATCCGCCGCACAGGGCGCATACGCGACGAAGGATGCACAGGCGGCGGGCATGCGGCAGAACGTCACCTTTACAAATCTCGCACTCACGGGTTCGGGGGCGGCGAACTATACGCTTGCAGCGCACAAGACCTTTGAGAACGCGGGCAGGATCACGCCGAGGGAGCTGAACCTCGCGCTCGCGAGCGGCGCACGCTTTGACAAGACCTACGATGGGAATGCGAACGTCACGCAGACACTCACAAAGGGAACGAACTATAGTCTCACGGGCTTTGTCACGGGCGAGGGCACGGGCATCGAACTCTCTGCCGTCACAGGAAAATACGCCGACAAGAATGCCGCCAGAGATAAAGCCGTGACCTTTGGCGGGCTGACGCTCACGGGCACGGGCGCGGGGAACTATGTGCTGAACAAGACCGCGCTCACGGGTACGGGCACGATCGCGCGGCGTGCGCTGACGCTTGGCGCAGTCGCGGCGCAGAGTAAGACCTACGACGGTAAGACCGACGCAGACGCATCGAAGTTCGGCGCGGTACTCGCGGGTGCCGTCGCAGGTGACCGTGTAACGGCGACCGCCACGGGTGCAACCTACAACGATAAGAACGTCGCCGGAGCAAGCAGGATCAACTATACGGGTGTCGCCCTCGCGGGTACGGATGCGGGGAATTACACGCTCGCCGCGATCGCCGCGCAGGGGGCGGGCAGTATCACGCACCGCGACCTCACGCTGACCGCCGACGCGCGGAGCATTGTGCAGGGCGAGGCGCTGCCCTCCTTTACGGGGCGTGCGGAGGGCTTCGCGGACGGCGAGGACGAGCGCGTATTCGGTACGGGCGGCATCACATTTGGCACGACGCTGACGAATACCGATACGCCGGGCAGCTATGGCGTTACGGGACGCATCGGCAGCACGAGCGACGGCGTGCTCGGCAACTATCGGATTCGACAGGCGGCGGGCAACGCGAACGCCTTCACCATCTACGCCGCAGACCTGCCGGGCGGTATACTCGCCTCGCTCGTGCAGGATGCTACGCCGCGCTTTGATATGGGCTTCGAGCGGGAGGTCTATGTATTCGGCTTGCCGCGTCCCGTCCCGACGGCAACGCTCGGCATCTATCGCTTTGCGGCGGCACGCGATATTAGCATCGAGGGAGTGCGCCTCGACTGA
- a CDS encoding ABC transporter substrate-binding protein encodes MFVLYAFLPRSKKAFCVVWCVHLLLESISGKGDGAQAEGEAYGLMCQRRGYKHIADLGIFFSLLAVMFCMILMLSRFTVTSSPVHDVLPEIQTTERCVQTYNSRGQQEMLIITREPQRIVVMDWNNIEILLALGLADRIVLACMEPPHTTDLQERYPEEFAKIQKIAPERVSLEMILAAQPDLIFARQSAFSERRLQTTEWWHKRGVNTYIPVTSNTREKQTIEKELRYIRDVGIVFGCSERAEAIAADISAQIGQIREQTAGRRQDRVIVLEGAPSKYVINYNARWLVGDFLHALGASMVTDVQFRDAETLLVLDPDVIFVEYFDDTTASFADQLMRHPEYHSLKAVQEKRVYPIPVEFMYMPGLHTAKGLCLFAKGLYPDIEETLINSAPPS; translated from the coding sequence ATGTTTGTTTTATATGCCTTTTTGCCGAGGAGCAAGAAGGCTTTTTGTGTTGTATGGTGTGTGCATCTTTTGCTCGAAAGCATATCGGGAAAAGGGGATGGGGCTCAGGCGGAAGGAGAGGCGTATGGTCTGATGTGTCAACGTCGCGGATATAAGCACATAGCGGATCTGGGGATATTTTTTTCCCTTCTCGCTGTGATGTTTTGCATGATCTTGATGTTATCTCGATTCACAGTGACATCTTCGCCGGTGCATGACGTTCTGCCGGAGATACAGACGACAGAGCGCTGTGTGCAGACCTATAACTCACGCGGACAGCAGGAGATGTTGATCATCACACGTGAACCGCAGCGGATTGTGGTGATGGATTGGAACAACATTGAGATCCTCTTGGCATTGGGATTGGCGGATCGCATTGTATTAGCCTGCATGGAGCCTCCGCATACGACCGATTTACAGGAGCGGTATCCGGAGGAGTTTGCCAAGATACAGAAAATTGCTCCTGAGCGAGTGAGCCTGGAAATGATTCTGGCAGCGCAGCCGGATCTGATTTTCGCACGCCAGTCCGCATTTTCTGAGCGTAGACTCCAAACTACGGAATGGTGGCATAAACGTGGTGTAAACACCTATATTCCCGTGACCTCAAATACCAGAGAGAAACAGACCATCGAAAAAGAACTCCGATATATACGTGATGTTGGTATCGTGTTTGGCTGTTCGGAGCGGGCTGAGGCGATTGCAGCAGATATTTCCGCACAGATTGGACAGATACGAGAACAAACAGCGGGGAGAAGACAGGATCGGGTCATCGTTCTGGAAGGCGCACCGTCAAAATATGTGATTAACTATAATGCGCGTTGGCTCGTCGGTGATTTTCTGCACGCACTCGGCGCTAGTATGGTGACAGATGTGCAGTTTCGCGATGCGGAGACTTTATTGGTCTTGGATCCGGATGTTATCTTTGTGGAATATTTTGATGATACTACTGCATCTTTTGCAGATCAATTGATGCGTCATCCGGAATACCATTCGCTTAAAGCTGTGCAGGAAAAGCGTGTTTATCCTATTCCTGTGGAGTTTATGTATATGCCCGGTCTGCACACAGCAAAGGGGCTTTGCCTGTTTGCAAAAGGGCTGTACCCGGATATTGAGGAAACACTGATAAATTCAGCACCGCCATCTTAG
- a CDS encoding TonB-dependent receptor, which produces MKKRVALLSILLAGSVHLPVVYGAASESKDSYSLPDVFVYGNYKDEIFHGGQIVRKNNLGIIGKADFMDVPFNVMSLSQKSIDMNRSSGNTLLEVLTLDPTVTSDGDNTYNDVHIRGYRLRSQDYYINGVPGMLSPSSIPTNFVDRVEIISGPNTLVNGIGSYSASAAGTVNLVPKIAEDETKIAFRETFSGKSHFAHELDLGTRFGKNKEWGVRANIGIEDGATRFRNEKYKENNAFVNVDYRGEKTSAQLLVGHREVHHKGCQTGIRLNGHSLPKPPQGDANFQPSWGEYSHANDIVTFSLEQRLNPSTELFFKCGYHTDEWDPVIVMYYPKLTDEKGNFTAGVELIRENKTFRGYAGGVRLKADTGQMHHDIVLSADRLEGEEWIEYDMDYYDDLIPPYTGNIYDKSSFDRMIPPKGPNWGYHDDIDDTVMKGISFVDRIVTADDKWSFLLGLRHQVVSQGKNDSSKYSPNFGLMYALSPNVKVYANYMESLGRGRKVGRRYANRGEYLPPQTTEQYELGVKWDAKRLGGSFSIFSVEQENLHVDASNRYGYNGRQKNQGGQVTVFGHVTPKLNLLGGIMYLNAKQKGGTNDGRTIAGIPKWNFTLSTEYQMNEEWSLTGRMVANSNAPMNPLVSKHVPGWWRLDLGAQYKRTFANGDALRVGLNVFNVLNREYWVVQDAVAESVSMHGPRSLVLSMAYDF; this is translated from the coding sequence ATGAAAAAAAGAGTCGCTCTCCTCAGTATTCTGCTTGCAGGGTCTGTCCATCTGCCGGTCGTATATGGTGCGGCATCTGAGAGTAAGGATTCGTATTCTCTGCCGGATGTTTTTGTGTATGGCAATTATAAGGACGAAATTTTCCATGGCGGGCAAATTGTACGCAAGAACAATTTGGGCATTATTGGCAAGGCAGACTTTATGGATGTACCGTTTAATGTGATGAGCCTTTCGCAAAAGTCCATTGACATGAATCGCTCCTCCGGAAATACGCTCCTTGAGGTGCTTACCTTGGATCCCACGGTGACCTCTGACGGCGACAATACCTATAATGATGTGCATATTCGCGGCTATCGTCTGCGTTCGCAGGATTATTACATCAACGGCGTGCCGGGGATGCTCTCCCCTTCGTCGATTCCAACCAATTTTGTGGACCGGGTGGAGATCATTTCCGGGCCAAATACGCTGGTGAACGGGATCGGTAGTTACTCTGCCAGTGCGGCCGGCACTGTGAATCTCGTTCCGAAAATTGCGGAAGATGAGACGAAGATAGCCTTCCGGGAAACATTTTCCGGGAAGAGTCATTTTGCTCATGAACTGGATCTCGGGACACGCTTCGGGAAGAACAAGGAGTGGGGCGTTCGAGCCAATATCGGCATCGAGGATGGAGCAACGCGATTCCGAAATGAGAAATATAAGGAAAACAATGCTTTTGTCAACGTCGATTATCGGGGAGAGAAAACCTCCGCGCAGCTTTTGGTAGGACATCGAGAGGTACACCACAAAGGATGTCAGACAGGAATTCGACTGAATGGTCATTCTCTGCCAAAACCGCCGCAGGGGGATGCAAACTTTCAGCCTTCGTGGGGAGAATACAGTCATGCCAACGATATTGTGACGTTTTCTTTGGAGCAGCGGCTCAATCCCTCGACAGAACTGTTTTTTAAGTGCGGGTATCATACCGATGAGTGGGATCCCGTGATCGTTATGTACTATCCAAAGTTGACCGATGAAAAAGGGAATTTTACGGCCGGTGTGGAGCTGATTCGGGAGAACAAAACCTTTCGCGGATATGCCGGCGGCGTTCGTCTGAAAGCCGATACCGGTCAGATGCATCACGATATTGTGTTGAGCGCGGACCGGTTGGAGGGCGAGGAATGGATTGAGTATGATATGGATTACTATGATGATCTGATTCCTCCTTATACGGGGAATATTTACGACAAATCCTCTTTTGATCGGATGATCCCGCCAAAGGGGCCGAATTGGGGGTATCACGATGATATCGACGATACGGTCATGAAGGGAATCAGCTTTGTCGATCGCATCGTCACTGCTGATGACAAATGGTCTTTTTTGCTCGGCCTTCGTCATCAGGTTGTTTCACAGGGAAAAAATGACAGCTCCAAGTATAGTCCAAATTTCGGACTGATGTATGCACTGAGTCCCAATGTGAAGGTTTATGCCAACTACATGGAAAGTCTTGGCAGGGGAAGAAAGGTAGGCAGACGATATGCCAACAGGGGAGAGTATCTGCCGCCACAGACCACCGAGCAATACGAGCTTGGTGTGAAATGGGATGCCAAGCGTTTGGGAGGGAGTTTCAGCATTTTTTCCGTGGAGCAGGAGAATCTCCATGTTGATGCGAGTAATCGGTATGGTTATAACGGCCGACAAAAAAATCAAGGGGGACAAGTGACGGTATTCGGACACGTAACGCCAAAACTCAATCTCCTTGGTGGGATAATGTATCTGAATGCCAAGCAAAAGGGCGGAACAAATGACGGTAGGACGATCGCGGGGATCCCAAAATGGAATTTCACACTCTCTACCGAATATCAGATGAACGAGGAATGGTCACTGACGGGACGTATGGTGGCGAATAGTAATGCTCCTATGAATCCGCTTGTAAGCAAGCATGTACCGGGGTGGTGGCGACTGGATCTCGGGGCGCAGTACAAGCGTACATTTGCGAATGGAGATGCGCTGCGCGTGGGACTCAATGTGTTTAATGTGTTGAACAGGGAGTATTGGGTCGTTCAAGATGCCGTTGCGGAATCTGTTTCGATGCATGGTCCGCGCAGTCTGGTACTTTCTATGGCGTATGATTTCTAA
- a CDS encoding Yae1 family protein, with protein MEELYNEGVAEGREEGREEGREEGREEGAEAERLRGIKSLIQSLGITADAAMNALGIDQEQRPKYLALL; from the coding sequence ATGGAAGAACTCTATAACGAAGGTGTTGCGGAAGGGCGCGAAGAAGGGCGCGAAGAAGGACGCGAAGAAGGGCGCGAAGAGGGCGCGGAAGCCGAGCGTCTAAGAGGCATCAAGAGCCTTATTCAAAGTCTCGGGATTACGGCAGATGCCGCGATGAATGCTCTCGGCATCGATCAGGAGCAGCGCCCCAAATATCTGGCGCTGCTATAG
- a CDS encoding Crp/Fnr family transcriptional regulator: MPNDQENAARILAQTSLAEGMNAEEVAELLASSDVTLHTYPKGAFIFHDGDMPHSLYILLEGEVHILKDTYSGRQIFISEIDRPGDMFGEVYEVLRRPYDMYVRAVTKVKLLEVSSHLFTLDLDETPRRFALIVQRNLMKIFAGKAYAMHTKLKILASGSLREKIVRYLFPYIDEQGRIALTVSREFIAAYLAVSRPSLSRELSAMQREGIIEAAGRTIRIVDMERFEAYL; the protein is encoded by the coding sequence ATGCCGAACGATCAGGAAAACGCCGCCCGCATCCTCGCGCAGACATCCCTCGCCGAGGGCATGAACGCGGAGGAGGTCGCAGAGCTGCTCGCCTCGAGCGATGTGACGCTGCACACGTATCCTAAGGGCGCGTTCATCTTTCACGATGGGGATATGCCCCACTCGCTTTACATTCTCCTTGAGGGCGAGGTGCACATCCTCAAGGACACGTATTCGGGGCGGCAGATCTTCATCTCGGAGATTGACCGTCCCGGCGATATGTTCGGCGAGGTCTACGAGGTGCTGCGCCGCCCGTACGATATGTACGTCCGCGCCGTGACGAAGGTAAAGCTGCTCGAAGTCTCGAGCCACCTCTTCACGCTCGACCTCGACGAGACGCCGCGCCGCTTTGCGCTCATCGTACAGCGTAATCTCATGAAAATCTTTGCGGGCAAGGCGTACGCCATGCACACAAAGCTCAAGATCCTCGCAAGCGGCTCGCTGCGCGAGAAGATCGTCCGCTATCTCTTTCCCTACATCGACGAGCAGGGACGCATCGCGCTCACAGTGAGCCGCGAGTTCATCGCCGCCTACCTCGCCGTCAGCCGCCCCTCCCTCTCCCGCGAGCTGAGTGCAATGCAGCGCGAGGGCATCATCGAGGCGGCGGGGCGCACGATTCGGATTGTCGATATGGAGCGCTTTGAGGCGTATCTGTAA
- the bioB gene encoding biotin synthase BioB, translating into MREHRIAELTRKIIAGYRVSREDDRSIFMDTPIEELSEGAYRLQKQFCGNHIDLCTIVNGRSGRCGEDCKYCAQAGRHKTGVDTYNFLPQEEIIAHAKANQDAGANRFSIVTSGGALSGAEFEKALDTYKEMRRTLSIELCASHGLLTRSQFRRLREVGVTSYHHNIETSERYFPEICTTHSYADRIRTIKMAQAEGLCVCSGGIIGMGETWEDRFDMAFALQELGIESIPLNSLMAIPGTPLEHLAPISGEDILRTIAIFRFINPTANIRLGAGRKLLPENGATAFLAGASASITGNMLTTSGTTIAEDMELIRELGFTNRNEDCSVSTGTCGAR; encoded by the coding sequence ATGCGCGAACATCGTATTGCAGAGCTCACCCGAAAGATTATCGCGGGCTACCGCGTGAGCCGTGAGGACGATCGCTCCATCTTTATGGACACGCCGATCGAGGAACTGAGTGAGGGGGCATATCGCCTGCAAAAACAGTTCTGCGGCAACCATATCGATCTGTGCACGATTGTCAACGGGCGCAGCGGGCGCTGCGGCGAGGACTGCAAATACTGTGCGCAGGCGGGGCGTCACAAGACGGGCGTTGACACCTACAACTTTCTCCCGCAGGAGGAGATCATCGCGCACGCAAAGGCAAATCAGGATGCGGGTGCAAACCGCTTCTCCATCGTCACCTCGGGCGGTGCGCTCTCGGGTGCGGAGTTTGAGAAGGCGCTCGACACCTACAAGGAGATGCGGCGCACGCTCTCGATCGAGCTGTGTGCCTCGCACGGGCTGCTCACGCGCAGCCAGTTCCGCCGCCTGCGCGAGGTCGGCGTGACGAGCTATCATCACAACATCGAGACCTCCGAGCGCTACTTCCCGGAGATCTGCACGACGCACAGCTACGCCGACCGCATCCGCACGATCAAGATGGCGCAGGCAGAGGGGCTCTGTGTCTGCTCCGGCGGCATCATCGGCATGGGGGAGACGTGGGAGGATCGCTTCGATATGGCATTCGCCCTTCAGGAGCTCGGCATCGAGTCCATCCCGCTCAACTCGCTCATGGCGATTCCGGGAACGCCGCTCGAACACCTCGCGCCGATCTCGGGTGAGGACATCCTGCGTACGATTGCCATCTTCCGCTTCATCAACCCGACCGCGAACATCCGCCTCGGCGCAGGGCGCAAGTTGCTCCCCGAGAACGGTGCGACGGCGTTCCTCGCGGGTGCATCCGCCTCCATCACGGGCAATATGCTCACCACCTCGGGCACAACGATTGCAGAGGACATGGAGCTGATCCGCGAACTCGGCTTCACGAACCGCAACGAGGATTGCAGCGTGTCGACAGGCACCTGCGGAGCACGGTAA
- a CDS encoding methyltransferase domain-containing protein yields the protein MRTELLDLLASSAERLRILIVDGSEHLARLREMYPNAEIHAVTPYVEVAAHEALAALGVHMHVLDWRRDPLPFAEETFDRIIAEFAIEYAYEPYDSLIALNRALRETGTLYTCYTNIRYHRVLAALRAGEFRVRGDRHLYAKPEIVRLLNDTLYKEIHFFAGERDDDPTVGEAWAEEGFANVSDDLTTRTWLIRASRSTAEAANLKLFFAQDVRKRIARLLQRIEYDVDARESAAELRALCAREGVFADYLSDFITEVCVHEEVVRAELADLLGNL from the coding sequence GTGAGGACGGAGCTGCTCGACCTCCTCGCATCGAGCGCGGAGCGTCTCCGCATCCTCATTGTCGACGGTTCGGAACATCTGGCGCGGCTGCGCGAGATGTATCCGAATGCGGAGATTCATGCCGTCACGCCCTACGTCGAAGTTGCCGCGCATGAGGCGCTTGCCGCGCTCGGCGTGCATATGCATGTACTCGACTGGCGGCGCGACCCGCTGCCGTTTGCGGAGGAGACGTTTGACCGCATTATCGCGGAGTTTGCCATCGAGTACGCCTATGAGCCCTATGACAGCCTCATCGCGCTGAACCGCGCGCTGCGGGAGACGGGGACGCTCTACACCTGCTACACGAACATACGCTATCATCGCGTCCTCGCTGCGCTGCGCGCAGGGGAATTCCGCGTGCGCGGCGACCGTCACCTCTACGCCAAGCCCGAGATCGTGCGTCTGCTGAACGATACCCTCTACAAGGAGATTCACTTCTTCGCGGGCGAGCGCGATGATGACCCGACGGTGGGGGAGGCGTGGGCAGAGGAGGGCTTTGCGAACGTCAGCGACGACCTCACGACGCGCACATGGCTCATCCGTGCCTCGCGCAGCACGGCGGAGGCGGCGAATCTCAAGCTCTTCTTTGCACAGGATGTGCGGAAGCGCATCGCGCGTCTGCTCCAACGCATCGAATACGATGTCGATGCGCGGGAGAGTGCGGCGGAGCTGCGTGCACTCTGCGCGCGCGAGGGTGTCTTTGCCGACTATCTCTCGGATTTCATCACGGAGGTCTGCGTGCATGAGGAAGTGGTACGGGCGGAGCTCGCGGATTTGCTCGGCAATCTTTAA